A part of Pungitius pungitius chromosome 15, fPunPun2.1, whole genome shotgun sequence genomic DNA contains:
- the chmp5a gene encoding charged multivesicular body protein 5, which translates to MNRIFGRGKPKTPPPNLSDCIGNVDARSESIEKKIGRLDAELVKYKDQMKKMREGPSKNMVKQKAMRVLKQKRMYEGQREQLAQQSFNMEQANYTIQTLKDTKTTVEAMKIGAKEMKRAYKDVKLDQIDDLQDQLEDMMEDAGEVQEALSRSYGTPEIDEDDLEAELDALGDELLLDDDSSYLDEASAAPSIPEGLPSDGKTNKDGVLVDEFGLPQIPAS; encoded by the exons ATGAACAGAATATTCGGACGCGGGAAACCGAAAACGCCTCCTCCGAATCTGTCGGACTGTATCGGCAAC GTCGATGCAAGGTCAGAGTCCATAGAGAAGAAGATCGGCAGACTGGACGCTGAGCTGGTGAAGTACAAGGatcagatgaagaagatgagagAGGGGCCCTCGAAG AACATGGTGAAACAGAAGGCCATGAGGGTCCTGAAGCAAAAGAGAAT gtATGAAGGTCAAAGAGAGCAGCTGGCTCAGCAGTCTTTTAACATGGAGCAGGCAAACTACACCATCCAGACATTAAAGGACACCAAAACAACC GTGGAGGCCATGAAGATCGGTGcaaaggaaatgaaaagggCTTACAAGGACGTCAAGCTGGATCAGATTGAC GATTTGCAGGACCAGCTGGAGGACATGATGGAGGACGCCGGCGAGGTGCAAGAGGCCTTGAGCCGCAGCTACGGCACTCCAGAGATAGATGAGGATGATCTTGAAGCAG AGCTGGACGCTCTTGGcgatgagctgctgctggacgacgACAGCTCCTACCTGGACGAGGCCTCAGCTGCCCCGTCCATCCCTGAGGGTTTGCCCAGTGACGGCAAGACCAACAAG GACGGCGTCTTGGTGGATGAGTTTGGTCTGCCGCAGATTCCTGCCTCATAG